The proteins below come from a single Miscanthus floridulus cultivar M001 chromosome 1, ASM1932011v1, whole genome shotgun sequence genomic window:
- the LOC136456534 gene encoding uncharacterized protein: MTERDWASLGRGLLHDIFVRLPTDVDAANFRRVCPGWRAAAGAGAHVHRPMFILNAADGPVHAFVRPVDRRRHTRVRFVRVDSAAVTGVWPPACRCVRGTSRGWLAVNEGERLLLRDPISRVEIPLPAFDAGYQLFDVFLSDDPLSAPGSWTAFAFFRWDDVCTHNPGEVLAFCRPGDAEWARVDLDDNGQGHQGQPMRLYQGLEFFGGRPYVLLAKPSRLALCDVEARRLVVSSVQIYLPPGWEWDWQQCLVECGGDLLVVQVARREEYRSPWYCPGYCLGSHYFLRRRNRYLAKVFKIVFDADGGGMPVASEAVASTGDYAVFVAPQGHAFALRASGFPAVRAGCVYFFAVNYTRSVQGMVVIDLKADPRRRDKFVRKLPLAGHWHILSWFCPRPVLDTTPPPRRHRCSMHGLRNALPFFNY, encoded by the coding sequence ATGACGGAGAGGGATTGGGCGTCCCTCGGGAGAGGGCTGCTGCATGACATATTCGTCCGCCTCCCCACCGATGTCGACGCCGCCAATTTCCGTCGCGTGTGCCCCGGCTGGCGGGCCGCTGCGGGCGCCGGCGCCCATGTGCACCGCCCAATGTTCATCTTGAACGCTGCCGATGGGCCTGTTCACGCCTTTGTGCGGCCCGTGGATCGCCGCCGCCACACCCGCGTCAGGTTCGTCCGCGTGGACTCCGCCGCCGTCACTGGAGTATGGCCTCCCGCCTGCCGCTGCGTAAGGGGCACGTCGCGTGGCTGGCTCGCCGTGAACGAAGGCGAGCGCCTCCTCCTTAGGGACCCCATCTCCCGCGTCGAGATCCCGCTGCCCGCCTTCGACGCCGGCTACCAGCTGTTCGACGTCTTCCTCTCCGACGACCCTCTCTCCGCGCCCGGCAGCTGGACGGCGTTCGCCTTTTTCAGATGGGACGACGTCTGTACCCACAACCCGGGAGAAGTGCTCGCCTTCTGCCGCCCCGGCGACGCCGAGTGGGCGCGGGTTGATCTGGATGATAACGGACAGGGCCATCAGGGCCAGCCGATGCGGCTCTACCAGGGGCTCGAGTTCTTCGGGGGGCGACCCTACGTGCTCCTCGCAAAACCTAGCAGGCTCGCCCTCTGCGACGTCGAGGCCCGGAGGCTCGTGGTGAGCTCGGTACAGATTTATTTACCACCGGGTTGGGAATGGGACTGGCAACAGTGCCTGGTGGAGTGCGGCGGCGACCTCCTGGTCGTGCAGGTGGCGCGGCGCGAGGAGTATAGGTCGCCGTGGTACTGCCCAGGGTACTGCCTCGGCAGCCACTACTTCTTGAGGCGCAGGAACCGGTACTTGGCCAAGGTGTTCAAGATCGTGTTCGACGCGGACGGCGGTGGCATGCCAGTGGCGTCGGAGGCGGTGGCGAGCACCGGGGACTACGCCGTGTTCGTGGCGCCGCAGGGCCACGCGTTCGCGCTCCGGGCGAGCGGCTTCCCCGCCGTCAGGGCGGGCTGTGTCTACTTCTTTGCTGTCAACTATACGAGGAGCGTGCAAGGGATGGTCGTCATTGATCTCAAAGCGGATCCCAGGCGGCGCGATAAGTTCGTCCGGAAGCTGCCCCTCGCCGGACACTGGCACATACTATCTTGGTTTTGCCCTCGCCCGGTGTTGGatacgacgccgccgccgcgcaggcaCAGGTGCTCGATGCATGGCCTTCGTAATGCTTTGCCGTTTTTCAATTATTAG